The nucleotide sequence GTTCAAAGAAATAGATTTGCTACAGAATTAGATAAACAAATTCGTGATCTTAATGAAGAACCTAAAGAAAATGGAAGTGCAACTGGAAGTTTACACCGTGCATGGATAGATATTAAAACTGCTTTTACAGGACAAGATGATGAAGCTGTTTTGGAAGAGTGTATTAGAGGTGAAAAAGCAAGTGTTGAAGAATACGAAGACAAATTAAAAAATAACAATTTTCCTGTACAAACTACAGAATTATTAGATAGACACTTGGTTGAAATTAGATCTACGCTATCTGAAGTTAGATCTTTAGAAGATCTTGCAGATCGTTTTAACTAAGAGATTAATTGTTAGTTAGTTTGAAATCCTGTAGTTCCCTCGGACTGCAGGATTTCTTTATTATAGACGTAACTATTAAAATTATCAATGCTTAATCTTTTATTATAGGTATCATAAGAACTGGTATTACTGTTCTTTCCAAAACCTTTGATGCCACTGTGCCCATTAGCAATTTTTCTAAAACAGAATGACTATGAGTACCCATTACAATTAGATCTGCTTCCCATTCTTCGGCATAATTTAAGATTCCACTAGAAGTTTCACCTTCCGCCAAATGAGTGGTGATAGTTGAGTCATTTAAATGTTCTGCAGCTTTCTGTAGAAAATCTTCTGCAATTTTCTTTAGGTCTGAGATCAAATTTAGATCTGCATTCATCGAATTATATCCTTCATAACCCAAGAAACTTGGATATTGAATTCCATAATAACTTATTTCTGCAAGTGTGTGAAGCAAACAAACTTCTGCATTCATAGTCTTTGCTAATTTATAACCTGCCTTTGCTACTTGTTCTGCAACAGGATTATAATCTAAGGCAATCAAGATCTTTTTCATTTCTATTTATTTATAACTTAAAACTACAAAAAGTAATTATTCGAAAGGTGGAGAATCAAGGAAAAACTATAAATAACATAAAGCTTCATATTTATCAGTAATTGATAATTCTTGTAGCAATACTTTTATTGGAATGATTAAAAGGTGCTGTTATGAAAACTACTATGGAAGACGCTAAAGTGAAGATTCACATTAAACTTATAAGTAACTTTCAAGAATTTTTAGCTAAACAATATTCCATTGAAAAAATAATAAAGAGACAATTTCAGATAGTAAGAATGAAAAATTAAAAAGTTTATTTAAAAATCTCGCTATATGACATAATCACTTTGCTACAGAATTAGTTAAAGAGATAAGATTACTAAAAGAACATTCAGTTGAAAGAGATACTTTACCAAAAACATTTCAACAAATTTGGAAAGATCTTTTTTCTAATTTTCGTGATCGAAATGACAAATCTATTTTAAAAGACAGCTTATCAGCAATAAAACGAATGGCAAAAACCTATGAATTAAGTTTGGCAAATGATATATTCCTAGCGACTATAGAAGATGTTCTTAGAGCTCAATTAAATGAAGTTAAAATCAATATTTCTAGAGAAGATTCCTTTGTTAATCTAAATAGTCGTTAAGAGGTATTTTTATGCCAATGATATTAGAATCTACGTTTTCCTTATTTATCTCTCCGCCAAAGCTAAATTATTTATAAATGAACCTATTTCTACACTTGGGTGAATACTTTTATAAGATTTATTTTCATGATTTATATTCTTAAAGATAAGCGCTCTATTTAATTTTTCTAAAGTATCACAACCTGCACCTGCAAGGAGATCTCTAAAATCTTCTAATGTCTGCTCATGGTAATTTTTAACTCTTTTCCATTTATCCTCAACCACTAAACCGCGCATTAAAGTTGGATCATTCGTAGCTACGCCGGTCGGACACTTATTACTATCACATCTAAGTGCTTGTATACAACCTAGCGCCAACATCATTCCTCGTGCAGAATTACATATATCTGCACCTAAACTTAGCGCCTTAAAAATATCGAAAGCTGTAAAGATCTTTGTTGCGGTAATAACTTTAATATCTTTTTTCAAATTAAACCCTCTCAGCGTATCCACTGTAAAAATTAAGCCTTTTTCCCACGGCATACCTACATAATTCGAGAAATCTATAGGAGCTGCTCCTGTACCTCCTTCTGCTCCATCTACCGTTATAAAATCTGGTTTGATACCGGTTTCCACCATTTTCTCACAGATCTTAGTAAATTCTGATTTACTTCCAATACAAAGTTTAAATCCTATTGGCTTACCATTAGATAATTCACGCATTTGCTGAACAAATCTTAAAAGGCCTTCAGCATCATTAAATGCACTGTGCCCCGGAGGAGATAGCACTGCAGTATGGGGCTTTACACCTCTTATTTGTGCAATTTCCTCATTATTTTTGGAAGCAGGCAGAACCCCTCCATGTCCCGGCTTAGCTCCCTGAGATATTTTAATCTCAATCATTTTCACCTCCTTTGTTGCAGCTATCTTTTCAAATTTTTCTGGAGAAAAACTACCGTCATCTGCTCTACATCCAAAATATCCAGTACCTACTTCATATACCAGATCTCCCCCATTTAAATGATATGGAGAAATACCACCTTCTCCTGTATTATGAGAAAAGTTTCCCTCTTTTGCACCCAAATTAAGGGCCTTAATTGCGTTTTTACTAAGTGCGCCATAACTCATGGCGGAGATATTAAATATACTTGAAGAATATTTTTGTTTACAATCTGGCCCACCAACTTCTACTCTTGGAGTTTCATTTAAAATTGAAGACGGATAAATGCTATGTTGCATCCATTTGTAATTTTCTTCTTCTACATTTAATTGAGTCCCAAAAGGATGAGTTTCTCGCTGTAATTTAGCTCTTTGGTAAATGTATGTTCTATGATTTCTATCTATAGGTTTACCATCTGTATTAGACTCTATAAAATACTGATGAATCTCCGGACTTATCATTTCTAAGAAATATCTCATATGCCCAATAACCGGGAAATTTCTTAAGATAGTATGCTTTTTTTGAACAATATCGTATATACCAACCGAGAATATAATGATGCCAAAACACACAAAACCGTACACTGGCCAAAGGATAGTTCCTACAATTAATAAGACAATAAGTAAACAGATAAAGGTAAAGCGGATAGCTTCTCTCATGAGGAAAATTTTAGATACTATTAAAGCGAAAGAATTGCTTTTGTATTTATTAGCGTCTAAAGTTACAAAAAAGTATAGCTTGGATGCTGTTAAGAATATCTCAATAGATTTGAAATACCGTGAGAATTAAAAGATTAGTAGTAGAATAAAAAAGAATTTAAAAAGTTATAATCTTAATAATTAGACGGTAAGACTTTAATAAAAAGCGTTAAAACAGATATGTTGAGCTAAATAAGTATTCTTAATAACTAGTAATTATTGCTTTACTATAATCATACTAGCTTTAGCTCCGGTTAATAAATTCCATTCACTTGTTGAGATAAGTTCTCCTAATTCACCTAGAACTTTTAATGCAGCAGTATTAGGCCCAGATGCACCTTGATTTAGAGCTTCGAATTCTATGGTATTGAATCCCGGTTCTAATGTTACAAGCACTGGAGTAAAATTACTCCCTAATTCGAGGTTGTTCATTATCAATTTCCCATTAACTGTAATTCTAACTCTATCTCCATCAACATATTGATAATCTCTGCAATAAACTTCTACAAACTTGCCTGAAGTTATATGATCCCCTAAATATTGATTTTCCCTATGACCTTCTTTTGCAGCTGCATCTTCCGTCCATTTTTTTTCTACAAAATCTCCCGCCGTCATTAAGCCATTATCTGTTCTCATACTGAATTCTTCTTTCTTGGGAGTAGGATAATTTTCAGCTTTCTGTGTTCTGCTAATGAATGGATTTTTAGAAGTAGCATTTGGAATATTATTAGATGTAGGGATAGAAGAGCCACTACTACGCTGAATTGGAAGACTTTTAGTAGAACTTTCTACCTGAGCATTAATTGAGCTTGTAATAAATGTTATTAATAGTATAGAGAATAAATATTTCATCGAATTAAAAATAAGGAACGCTGATTTATTTTATAAGTATCAAATATAAAACCAATTTTCTCCATTCTTGTAGGAATTATAAATATGACTTGGAGAGAACTAAGAATTCTACTTAACTTTATCAAAAAACAAAGCAATGCAGATCATCAATCTTCAAGATAACAACTCTATATTAAATAAATTCATTTCACAGTTACGCGATGTATCACAACAAAACGATAGAATGCGCTTTAGAAGGAATATAGAACGTATTGGAGAAATTATTGCTTATGAAATAAGTAAAGATTTACAATATGAAATGAAAGCAGTTGAAACCCCATTGGGAACTTCACATATTAACTGCCCAAAAGAAGATATTGTTATTTGTTCTATACTTCGTGCCGGATTACCATTACATACTGGAATTTTAAATTATTTTGATTCTGCAGAGAATACTTTTATCTCAGCCTATCGTCATCATATTAATGAAAAGGATTTTGAAATTAAAGTGGAATATCTAGCTTCTCCATCTTTAGAAGGGAAAACTTTGATCTTAGCAGATCCTATGCTTGCAACTGGAAGTTCTTTTATCAACGTTTTTAATGCCTTAAAAACAATGGGAACTCCAAAGAATATTTATTTAGCCTCAGTAATTGGGGCACAGCCGGGAGTGGATAACCTACAAAATGAACTTCCACAAGATGTTAAATTATTCATAGCTACCGTAGATAGAGAATTAAATGATCATGGGTACATTGTACCAGGATTGGGTGATGCCGGGGATCTTTGTTATGGTTCTAAGTTACAGCATTAGAAGTAAGTATAAATTTATCTCCTTCTTTAGATTCAACCTTTTATTGAACAGTGTTATTGTATTGACATTATATTAAAAAATTGTTAAACAGCATTTTGTTATACTATATAGAAAATCAGGTCGTTTTCTGTGAAAGACTCTTCAACCCAAATTAAATAGGAGTCATAACTAAAATAACCTAGAAATGAAAAAAACCTTATTAGTAACAGTTTTATCGGTAGCAATGTTTACCTCTTGTGTCTCGAAGAAAAAATATGTAGCCTTAGAAGGTCAATTATCAGACACGCAAAGTAATCTACAGCGTACCACCGTAGAAAAAGAAGAAGCTCAAAGAAAATTAGACGCTATTGAAGCGAGAGTTTCAGATTACAATGCAAAGATCAATTCTTTAAAAGAATCTAATGACGCTAAGATGGAAATGAACGATCTTACCGTGATGTCTAATAACACGAAAGAGAAGATGCGAGCTACCATTGCAAAAATGGATTCCTCAGAATTAGAAGGAGCAACTACTTTAGAAGATTCCATTAATTTGGCAGTTTCTTATAATCTTAAGCAATCTATTTCATCAGAAGGAGAAAGTGATGATGTTAATATTACTGTAGATAAGACGGTGGTAATGATCAACGTTTCAGACAAACTTTTATTTAATAGTGGAAGCTATAGAGTAAATAGTAAGGCGAATGGCTTATTAAAGAAATTGGCAGAAGTTATAAATTCTGAGCCTAGTATGGAAGTGATGGTGGAAGGTCATACAGATGATAGAAAGATGGTAAAAGAATCTTACCTTCAAGACAACTGGGATCTAAGCGTAAGACGTGCAACTTCAATTGTAAGATTATTACAAGATAAGTATAATGTAGACCCGTCAAAATTAATTGCTGCAGGTAGAAGTAGTTATTCTCCTTTAGTTGAGAACACTTCAAAAGATAATATGGCTAAAAACAGAAGAACAAGAATTGTGATCATTCCAAATCTTGATAAATTCTTTGCTATGTTAGATTCTGAAAAGTAATACATGTAAATAAAATGAAAAAAGGCCCTAATTAGATTAGGGCCTTTTTTTTATACAGCAGATAGAATTTCTATTTTTTTGATATCTGGTTCTTCCTCCAATAATTCTGAAGATTTTTCTTTTAAAGCATTTGCTATCGCTCCGTTTAAGTGAGCCTCTCTTCCCGCTTCTGTTTCAAAAGTATCAAAGATGCCAAAAGTACTTTCATCTATTTTAAATGAGTACCAAGTTATGGTCTTCTCTTCTTTCCTCGCTAAATTAACAGCTTCTTTAATAAAATTTGAAACTTCCATTTCCTTCCCTGGCTTCGCTTTAAGGGTTGCTAGTAAACCTAATTTTTTCATAATAACATTTTTAATTAAATAGAAGAAATTCTTCAATTCCCTATTCCTCTAATTTATTACTATAATAAGCGTTGAAACCAATATTGGCAAAATTTTAATTGTAGGAAGAAAAATGTAAGACATATCTTTAATTAACTGTTTTTAAGATATTTATCTATTATCTAGATGAGATGCTCTTAACTATATCTTAAAGTTTTATGTATTTCATCGATTATTTATGTATTTAATCGGATAACGGGAATATATTTTTATCTTTAATCAAGCTAATAATAAATAGCATTTATGCAAATTCGCTCTCTTTACATATTCTTCTCTTTAATAATCCTATCTGGAGTAGGTTATGCTCAAGCGACTGCAAATTTCACAGCCTCTGCAACTATAATAGAACCTATAACAATTACTACCACTTCTCAAATGAACTTTGCTAGTATTGACGCTAAGAATGGTGGTGATGTAGTTCTTACTCCAGATAATAACAGATATACTATAGGAGAAGTTGAATTAGATGATGCAAGCACTGTTGCGGCAGCAAGTTTTACGGTAACAGGACAAAAAGGATATACGTATGATATCTCTTTACCAAAATCTGAACATGTGCTTACCAACGGTTCTGAAGAAATGATCATAAAGAATTTTACCACAGATCTAAATAGTGGTTCATTAGCAGGTGGCAGCCAAACTTTTCGTGTGGGTGCCACGCTACAAGTAAATCCTAATCAACAACCTGGTATGTATGCTACTCCTGGAAGTTTAAATGTTACAGTAAATTATAATTAATAATCTTTTAGCTAAATTATTAAACCTCCTCTTTTAATTTTAGAAATAAGTAAAGATTACGCTATTCCTTCTTTCAGTAATGCTATTTTCTCTTACTATATCCTATTTCCTCCTAAATTTCATGTTAACCAACTACAGTTAAATGCATTTCAACGAGTATAAATTGCCGCTTAACGAATATATTTTGACGGTGATGACATTTAGTGTCATATTTGCCTTGTTAAAAAAAATAACAAACCCCAAAACCTACTTAACATGAAAAAAATTACTTTTATCCTACTAGCACTTATTTCAGGTACAACTTTCGCACAAAACTCATCTAAAGAAGCTGCTGATGTTTTAGCTGTTATTGCTCAGCCATTAGCTCTTACAACTTCTGGGAATTTAGATTTTGGAACTATCGCTTCTCCAGAAGCAGCAAGTGATGTAGTATTGTCGCCTGCAAATGAAAGAACTATGTCGGATGCTATGAAAATTCCAGGTAATTTAACTACATCGGTTCCTACTTTTACCGTTACTAAAGAAACTGGTTTAACTTATAAGATCGTTACTTCTAAAACAGATCTTGAATTGGATGGTGCAAATGATATCGTTATTAAGAATATAGTTACAAGTTTAGAATCTGATAGTGGGGTAACCGCTTCTTCTTTTACCGTAGGTGCTACAATAGCATTAGGAGCTAGTCAAGCACCTGGTAATTATAAAGGTGAAGTTGCTGTAACTGTGAGTTACGAATAACATATATAGATTGATTATATAATTAAACGCCGCCCATTGTGGCGGCGTTTTTCAGTTTTAAAGAATCTTTGTCTAACCGTTATTGCGAGTCAAAATGAAAAATTATATTTTCATCATACTTATAATCTTATGCGTTTTTAACGTTACCGCACAAAATTCAGCTTCTGCAGCTATAAATAGTAGAGCAACTATTATTGATCCAATTAAAATAGACAAAACTGTTGATCTTGATTTTGGAAATGTGATTAGTGCTTACAATCCCGGTCAGGTAATTCTATCTCCCGATGGTTCTAGAGTTGCATTTGGTGTAGAGATCTCGAGTTCGATGCCTG is from Gillisia sp. Hel1_33_143 and encodes:
- a CDS encoding putative quinol monooxygenase yields the protein MKKLGLLATLKAKPGKEMEVSNFIKEAVNLARKEEKTITWYSFKIDESTFGIFDTFETEAGREAHLNGAIANALKEKSSELLEEEPDIKKIEILSAV
- a CDS encoding OmpA family protein is translated as MKKTLLVTVLSVAMFTSCVSKKKYVALEGQLSDTQSNLQRTTVEKEEAQRKLDAIEARVSDYNAKINSLKESNDAKMEMNDLTVMSNNTKEKMRATIAKMDSSELEGATTLEDSINLAVSYNLKQSISSEGESDDVNITVDKTVVMINVSDKLLFNSGSYRVNSKANGLLKKLAEVINSEPSMEVMVEGHTDDRKMVKESYLQDNWDLSVRRATSIVRLLQDKYNVDPSKLIAAGRSSYSPLVENTSKDNMAKNRRTRIVIIPNLDKFFAMLDSEK
- the upp gene encoding uracil phosphoribosyltransferase, whose protein sequence is MQIINLQDNNSILNKFISQLRDVSQQNDRMRFRRNIERIGEIIAYEISKDLQYEMKAVETPLGTSHINCPKEDIVICSILRAGLPLHTGILNYFDSAENTFISAYRHHINEKDFEIKVEYLASPSLEGKTLILADPMLATGSSFINVFNALKTMGTPKNIYLASVIGAQPGVDNLQNELPQDVKLFIATVDRELNDHGYIVPGLGDAGDLCYGSKLQH
- a CDS encoding ferritin-like domain-containing protein, which produces METTREKSREESHKNLVNNLQELLEKNYDAERGFKKALEDADSHGLKEFLKMQAVQRNRFATELDKQIRDLNEEPKENGSATGSLHRAWIDIKTAFTGQDDEAVLEECIRGEKASVEEYEDKLKNNNFPVQTTELLDRHLVEIRSTLSEVRSLEDLADRFN
- a CDS encoding DUF4402 domain-containing protein, which encodes MQIRSLYIFFSLIILSGVGYAQATANFTASATIIEPITITTTSQMNFASIDAKNGGDVVLTPDNNRYTIGEVELDDASTVAAASFTVTGQKGYTYDISLPKSEHVLTNGSEEMIIKNFTTDLNSGSLAGGSQTFRVGATLQVNPNQQPGMYATPGSLNVTVNYN
- a CDS encoding FMN-binding glutamate synthase family protein, which translates into the protein MREAIRFTFICLLIVLLIVGTILWPVYGFVCFGIIIFSVGIYDIVQKKHTILRNFPVIGHMRYFLEMISPEIHQYFIESNTDGKPIDRNHRTYIYQRAKLQRETHPFGTQLNVEEENYKWMQHSIYPSSILNETPRVEVGGPDCKQKYSSSIFNISAMSYGALSKNAIKALNLGAKEGNFSHNTGEGGISPYHLNGGDLVYEVGTGYFGCRADDGSFSPEKFEKIAATKEVKMIEIKISQGAKPGHGGVLPASKNNEEIAQIRGVKPHTAVLSPPGHSAFNDAEGLLRFVQQMRELSNGKPIGFKLCIGSKSEFTKICEKMVETGIKPDFITVDGAEGGTGAAPIDFSNYVGMPWEKGLIFTVDTLRGFNLKKDIKVITATKIFTAFDIFKALSLGADICNSARGMMLALGCIQALRCDSNKCPTGVATNDPTLMRGLVVEDKWKRVKNYHEQTLEDFRDLLAGAGCDTLEKLNRALIFKNINHENKSYKSIHPSVEIGSFINNLALAER
- a CDS encoding DUF4402 domain-containing protein, whose product is MKKITFILLALISGTTFAQNSSKEAADVLAVIAQPLALTTSGNLDFGTIASPEAASDVVLSPANERTMSDAMKIPGNLTTSVPTFTVTKETGLTYKIVTSKTDLELDGANDIVIKNIVTSLESDSGVTASSFTVGATIALGASQAPGNYKGEVAVTVSYE
- a CDS encoding universal stress protein — protein: MKKILIALDYNPVAEQVAKAGYKLAKTMNAEVCLLHTLAEISYYGIQYPSFLGYEGYNSMNADLNLISDLKKIAEDFLQKAAEHLNDSTITTHLAEGETSSGILNYAEEWEADLIVMGTHSHSVLEKLLMGTVASKVLERTVIPVLMIPIIKD